The Chlorobaculum sp. MV4-Y genome contains the following window.
TCCCGCTATGGTGAACAGGGAGAGCGGATTGGCTTCGAAAGCATGAAAAAGTCACGTTATCTATTGTTGCTGATAAGCCTGGCCTCTGTCTTTCTGTTTTATCCCCTGTCTATATTTTACTGTCTTGGGCAGATTCAGACCATACTCAGTTGTCTGACGGCAGCTGCCCTGATTGCATGGAGCAAGGACCGTAAAATTCTTGCCGGTTTTCTGGTTGGTCTCTGCTGCTCGATCAAGCCGCAATATGCGGTTGTGCTGCTGTGGGCGGCATTCAGGAAAGAGTGGAGGTTTTCCGTTGCCCTGGTGGTGACGGCGGGCATATTGCAGGCTGTTTCGGTGCTGGCGTACGGATTCCACAATGTCATCGGGTATATCGATGTTCTGCGATTTATCAGCCGGAGGGGCGAGAGCTTTTTCCCGAACCAGTCAGTGAACGGCGTGATGAACCGGCTGCTGTTCAATGGAAACAACCTCGAATGGGTCGAAGACAGCTTTCCCGCCTACAATCCGGCAGTTTATTACACGACCGTTGCCAGCTCGGCCGTCATTCTGGGGGTGGCATTGTTCTGGCGGGTTCGGCATCGGCCTCAGCTTCTGGATCTGGCGCTGATTTTCCTCAGCGTCACGATAGCCTCGCCGGTCGCCTGGGAGCACCATTACGGCATATTGCTGCCAATATTCGCGGTGCTTATTCCTGCGGCCATTGCTCGCAGGCCGTTTGGCAAATGGACGGAGGCGTATCTGATGACTGCCTATTTTCTCGTGAGCCAGAAGTTGGAGACGTTTACCGATCAGTTCGCGAATACCCACCTGAATTTCCTACAATCGTACCTGTTTTTTGGAGCGATCATGGTGCTGGTGCTGCTGTACCGGTTGCTGTCGGTTGACGCGAGGCTTGCGAAGGCGTCCGTATAACGCGGGGGTCATCAGGTTTTTCGCTGAAGGGGAAAAGGGGAAAGCCGTGGCCGGAGCAGTTGGAAACTCCGGCCACGGCTTTTTTCTGTCCGGCTACAGGTTGTCGGCGAACGTTCAGACGTTGAAGAATTCGCGGTACCAGGCGATGAAGCGGTTGACGCCTTCCTGCACCGTTGTTTCTGGCTTGTAGTCGAAGTCTTTGACCAGATCGCTGACATCGGCCCAGGTCGAAGGCACGTCGCCCGGCTGGATAGGCAACAGATTTTTTTCGATGGTGACACCGAGTGCATTTTCGAGTGCTTCGATGTAATCCATCAGCTTGACCGTCTTGTTGTTGCCGATGTTGTAAACCCGGTAAGGGGCGGATGACGAGCCGGGGTCGGGCGAAGCGCCGCTCCAGTCGGGATTTGGCCGGGCCGGATGGTCGAGCACCCGCACGACTCCCTCGACAATGTCGTCGATGTAGGTGAAGTCGCGCTGCATGTTGCCGTAGTTGAAAACCTCGATTGGTCGGCCTTCGAGCGCGGCCTTGGTGAAGAGAAAGAGCGCCATGTCGGGGCGTCCCCAGGGGCCATAAACCGTGAAAAAGCGCAGGCCGGTGGTCGGAATGCCGAACAGGTGGCTGTAGGTGTGGGCCATCAGCTCGTTGGACTTTTTGCTGGCCGCGTAGAGGCTGACCGGGTGATCGACGTTGTCGTGCACCGAGAATGGCTGGTGTTCGTTCAGGCCGTAGACCGATGAGCTTGACGCATAGCAGAAGTTGCCGAGGCTGTTGTAGCGCGAGGCCTCCAGAAGGTTTACGAAGCCGACGATGTTCGAACTGACGTAAGAACCAGGGTTGGTAAGGGAGTAGCGCACGCCCGCCTGGGCAGCGAGGTTGCAGAGCGCATCGAATTTTTCTGTTTTGAACAGGTTGTCGATGCCCTCCTTGTCTTCAAGGTTGAGTTTGATGAAACGGTAGTTGGGATATTTCGACGACTGCACGGTCTTGCCGTATTCGATGGCGGATTCAGCGATGCCCGACCAGGCGAGGCGTCCATACTTGACCCGCTGGTCGTAATAATCATTGATATTGTCGAGGCCGACCACTTCATCGCCCCTTGACGCGAGTCGTTCGCAAAGATGGAAGCCGATGAATCCGGCAGCGCCGGTAACGAGGATTTTCATGCAGAGTGTATGATTTGAAGCCCATCTGTGGGGCTGTTTTCGGGAGCAAATACGCTAGTCTGGCGATTAGCCTGCGCCGGGAATGTGTTTGTGACCCTGAAGATAATCAGCTTTTTGGTAAAAAAAGCGTTGAATTCAGGATAAAAACGTGAGCGATGTTTGTTAATTGTCGGCAATAACAGAAATAGGCTATCTTCTTCCTTGGATGATTAAAATCATGTATTAATCACTGAACCACGCGTTATGAATTTTACTGACGACCCGAAGCAGTATGGACGGCCTCGTCTTTTCAACACGATTCTGGTTTTGCTTTTCGTATTGGCCGCCTATCCGCTTGTCGGCGCGCTTCTGACCATACTAGTTGCGGGCGGTAACCCTTTCGGTAATGGATTCGAAGCGGCAAACCATTCGCTCGTGGTGCGTCTTCTGGTAGCCCAGGCATTCGGGCAGATTGTGGTGCTTGCGCTTCCGGTGTTCTGGTTTACAAGGCGTTTTTCCGGCGCCGGATTGTTCGGCCATGCAACGTTTGAGTGGCTGGGTATCGGCAAGCAAGGCGGCAGCCAACCTGCTTTGATCGCCGGTGCCGGAATGCTGTTGCTGCAACCCGCGCTCTACAGCATCGTCGAGTTGCAGACGCTTCTGCTGCCTTATCTTGGCACTTTTGGGAAGTCGCTTCTGCAGGAGCAGGCCACACTTGACATTTTTCTCAAAAAACTTGCCGGAGGGGCGTCGATCGGGGAGAGCGTCCTGTCGATTCTTGTGCTTGTCCTGACTCCGGCGATCTGCGAAGAGCTGTTTTTTCGCGGGTACATCCAGAAAAGTTTTGCTCTGAGCCTCTCTCCGCAAAGGGCGGTGCTTTTGACAGGGATTGTGTTTGCCCTGTTTCACATGGAGTGGTTCAATTTCGTGCCGCTGACTTTGCTCGGGTGGTATATTGGATATATTTACTGGAAATCCGATAATCTCCTGGTTCCCGTCGTCGCGCACGGCACCAACAATCTGGCTGCGCTCGTTCTGCTAAAAAGCGGCATCGACTCAGGCAGCGCAACTGATCCGTCTTCCGGATTGCTTGTTTCCTGGCCGTGGTGGGCTCTTGTGGTGGTTTCGTTGTCTCTTTTTTTCTGTTGATCCGGTATTTTCCGGTGAGGCCGGCATTGCAGGATGCCAATAACCCGGTGCCAGGCAGGCATCGCTGAAAATCTCAGTTTTGATGCAAAGCAATCTCATGCAGAGAGTGGCGGTTGCCATCGTGGGCATTCCGCTGTTGCTCTGGCTCAATATGCAAGGTGGTTTGTACTTCCTGGGGCTGGTGCTTGCGCTCAGCCTCATGGCGACCTGGGAGTTCTGGCGCCTGGCCACGCATCGGGCGCATCCTCCGTCGATTGCTATTCTGCTGCCGCTGACTGCCTTTGTGCAGCTCGATTTCTATTACGGCTTCATCGGCTACTGGGAGGCTATTCTCGCCGTGGTCATGTTCCTGTATGTGCTTGAAATATGGCGGAATCAGGGATCCCAGTTCATGAACCTCGGTGCGACGCTTGTCGGCTTTCTCTACGTGAACCTGAGCTTTGGCGCACTGCTCAGGCTTCGTCTTTCGGATGCTGTGAACGCGGGTTCCGGTCAGGCGCTGGTGCTGCTCATGTTGCTGTGCGTCTGGGCGGCGGATATTTTTGCCTATTTCGGAGGACGCGGATTCGGAGGCAAGTTTATCAAAAAGAAGCTCTTTCCGCGCATCAGCCCGAAAAAAACCTGGGAGGGGTACCTTTTTGGTATTGCCGGGAGCGCCTCGGCGGCATGGTTCTGTTCGACGTACATCTCCGCTTGTCCGGATGGCCGGGCAGTAGCTGCTGGTCTCTTGATCGGCGCGGTTGCGCCTGCTGGCGATCTGCTGGAGTCGATGTTCAAGCGTGATGCCGGGGTCAAGGACTCATCGGGCCTCATTCCGGGGCATGGCGGTGTGCTCGACCGCTTTGATACGGTGATGTTCGTTTCCCCGCTGCTCTATTTTCTCGCGCATCACTGGTGATCTTTCGCCGGTTGATGCCGGTACATAAAAGAATGTTTTTCTTATATTCCGGTTCTGTTTTTTAGAGGTACTCCTCTGTTGACGGTATCGTGATCTCCGGTTTGCTGGAATTCTGAGCGGATCGCCTGCGGCAGCCAGACTGTACGCGGGTTTTTACTGTTTCCGGTCAGTCCGGTTTTCCAGTTCGGCGGCAGTCGGCAACATGCTCCGGAGAATGCGGTTTACGATCTTGCTTCCACACTCTGCAATGCTGATCGATCATGAAAATCGAAGCCCTTCTCACAGAAAAGCACATCAACCTGAATCTCGGTTCCAGTTCAAAGGACGAGGTGATCGATACGCTGATCGCCATGCTGGCTGGTCATGACAAGGTCAGGGATTTAAAGCAGCTTGCCGAGGATGTACGAAAGCGGGAACGGGAGATGTCCACGGGTATCGGCAAGAACATCGGGTTGCCTCATGCCAAGACCTCGGCTGTGACCGAACCGGTGCTGGCACTCGCCACGCTCTCCAATGAGGTCGATTTCGAGTCGATCGACAACCAGCCGGTGAAGATCGTGTTTTTGCTTGCCACGCCGGAGACCATGCTTGCCGAGCATCTCAAACTGCTCGGACGCATTACCAGGCTCGCGGGCCGCGACGATGTCCGTCGCAAGATTATCGACGCGGCAACTCCCGGCGAGGTGCTCGCCCTTTTTCACGAAGAGGAGAAGGATTTACCCCAGATTTAATTTGATGACCGCAAGGCAGCTATGACGCAGTTCCAGGGAGTGAAAGGGACAAGGGATATTTTTCCCGATGAGATTTCGAGATGGCACTATGTCGAGGGGGTTGTCCACTCGGTAGCCGCGCTGTACGGATTCAGCGAAATCCGCACGCCTGTTTTCGAGTACACCGAGCTCTTCCAGCGCGGCATAGGAGCGACCACCGACATTGTCGGCAAGGAGATGTTCACCTTTCTTCCCGATCCCAATGGACGCTCCCTGACGCTTCGTCCGGAAATGACTGCCGGGGTGATGCGCGCCTGCTTGCAGAAGAACCTGCTCTCGCAAGCACCGGTGCACAAGCTCTGGTACATCAGCGATCTGTTCCGCAAGGAGCGCCCGCAGGCTGGCCGTCAGCGCCAGTTCACGCAGTTCGGCGCGGAGCTGCTCGGTGTCTCCAACCCGGCGGCGGTGGCCGAAGTGCTTACCTTCATGATGCAGGTGTTCGAGACGCTCGGCCTGCACGGCTTGCGGCTGCGCATCAACTCGCTTGGCGACCTTGACGACCGCGCGCGCTACCGCGAGACGCTCCGGGGCTACTTCAAGCCCTACGAGTCGGAGCTCGACGAGGCGTCGAAGGAGCGGCTCGAAAAGAATCCGCTGCGCATCCTCGATTCGAAGAATCCGGCTTTGCAGGAGATGATCGCGGGCGCGCCGAGGCTCTACGCTTCGCTCAAGCCGGAGTCTGTGGCTGAATTCGAGGCTGTGCTCGCCTATCTCGACGACAGGCAAATCGCCTACGACGTCGATTACCTGCTGGTGCGCGGACTCGATTATTACTGCCACGCGGCTTTCGAGGTGACCAGCTCCGAGCTTGGCGCGCAGGACGCCATCGGCGGCGGGGGGCGCTATGATGGCCTGGCCCGTGAACTCGGATCACCAAACGATCTGCCCGCGGTCGGTTTCGCCGTCGGCATGGAGCGGCTGATGATCGTCATGGAGAAGCAGGGATTGTTCGCGACGCTCAATCCTCGCGGCCCGCTCGTTTACGTCGTCATACAGCAGAAGGCGCTTGTCGGGCATGCCATGCAGGTCGCTTTCCATCTGCGCAAGGCGGGCATTAAAACCGAGATCGACCTTGCCGGACGGAGCATGAAAGCGCAGATGCGTGATGCCAACCGAATGGGTTCGGCTTACGCGCTTTTCGTTGGCCAGTCGGAATTCGAGTCGGGCGTCTACACGCTCAAGAACCTCGTCACCTCGGAGCAGACCTCGCTCGATCTCGACGCCATCATCGATGTGCTGCGCGAACCGGCGGCGCGGGAGTCGTTTAGGCCGTGAAGCCGCAGGTGACCATCTACGGCAAGCCGGAGTGCTGCCTCTGCGACCAGGCGCTCGAAGTGCTCGAAGCGGTGCGAAAGCGTATTCCGTTCGACATCGACAAGCGGGACATCTCCGGCGACGCCGACCTCGTCGAACGCTACGGCTTCGACATTCCGGTCATTTTCGTCGATGGCAAACTCGCCTTCAAGCACCGGATCGACAAGGAGCGCCTGATTGCTCTGCTCAAAGGGAAGTAAATCACCATACCTGCGGTGATTGAAAAATGGCTGTGATGAAAGAGTGGCCAACTGTCTGTCACCTATTCTATGGCAGATGACTTGTCACGCATTCCGATGATGAGCATCAGAAACAGCATCGCCGAAATCGCTGCCATAACCGCCCCAAACCAGAAGGTCGCCGCCGGAGAGACCTTGTCCCACAGCAACCCGGCAACAAAGCTTGAAGGCAACGCGGCAATGCCGATTGCTCCCGCATAAATCCCGTAGGCCGTGCCTTTGAGAGATTCGGGTACGAGCGTCGCGAGAAACGCTTTCTGAATTCCTTCGGTCAAACCCATGAACACCCCATAGAAACCGAACAGCACCCAGATAGCCATCGGGCTTTTCGCCAGCGCAAATCCACTGTAGAGCCCTGCGAAGAGCAGGAAGCCGGCAAAAATCAATCGTTTCCTGCCGTATCTGTCGGCAGCGATCCCGGCGGGAATGGCCGTCACGGAATAGATGAGATTGAACAAGAGATAGACCACCGGTATCATCGTTATGGGAACGCCGAGTTGCCTGGCTCTGAGAATCAGAAATGCGTCGCTGGAATTGCCAAGCGCGAAAAGTGTGACGATCAGAAAAAAGAATCGTGTCCGGCCACTGAAGCCGGAGAGAGAAAGCCTCAGGCTCTGCGATGGGCTGGATGGCACGGCTTTTTTACTCTCGGTAATGAAGAGCGCGATGATCAGTAGAGCGAGAAGCCCCGGTACCATCGAGAGCCAGAAAAGCTGACGGTAACTGCTGTGGTACATCTGAAGCCCGATAAAGGCGATTCCCGGCCCGGCAACAGCCCCCATCGTGTCCATGGAGCGATGAAAACTGAAGGCTCTGCCAAGGCTGGACTGCTCGGTGGATTCAGCGATGATCGCGTCACGAGGCGCGGTGCGGACGCCCTTGCCGAAACGATCGACAAGCCGCGAGGCGAACACCTGCGGCCAGCTTCCGGCGGTTGCGACAAGCGGGCGGCTCAAGGTAGATACTGCATATCCGGCAAGCATGAGTCCTTTCCGTTTTCCCAGCCGGTCGGAAATCCAGCCGGAAAACACCTTGATAAGGCTCGCCGTCGACTCGGCGCTTCCCTCGATCAGCCCGATCATCGACTTGTTCACCCCCAGCATGCTCGACAGAAACAGCGGAACAAGCGGATAGATCATCTCCGAACTCACGTCCATGAAAAAACTGACCAGCCCGGCCATAAAGACGTTCCGGCTCAAGCCGAAAAGGCGCTTTCCGTGCGCGTTATGTGATTCTTCAGTCAACATCCCAAAACTCGACCTTCTTGTAGATGACAACGTTTCCCCGCAATGACTCCCGATGCTTCAGGAAAAATGCCTCGAGTTTTTCGCGTTGATCCACCAGCTCCACACACATCGCCAGTTTTGCATTATCGCTCTCCACACTGAATGAAATAATCTTCCCGTCTGTCGTAAAGCTCGTATGCGTCGTATGCGCCGAAGCATTAAGAATACCGTCCTTTTTGGCATCTTCGATCAAATGCATGTAGACGGACTTGGGAAACAGCTTGCGAAACAGGCTTTTGCTTGCATGTTTGACTTTCTGCGCTGGAGCGATATAAATCACCAGCTTTCCGAGAGAGTGATGTTTGACTTTGTTCGACATGTTATCCCTTTTTCATCCGTTTCTGGTGCAATTCCCGCAAGGTCGTATCGGCATGATGCCTTAATTCATCGATTTTTGGTACGCCAATTCGTTGAGCGTGATAAATGCCTGAATGGCCGCTGAAATAATAGGCAGTGAAGCAGGCGACTGCATAGTAGAGCACATTGTTCGCGCCAAAAAGCTCAACCCCCATAAGTGTGCAGGCAATCGGGGTATTGGTAGCACCGGCAAACACGGCGATAAAACCCAAGCCAGCCATGAGATCGACAGGCGCTCCGGTCAACATCGCCAGTGTATTGCCAAGCGCCGCGCCAATAAAAAACAGCGGCGTCACCTCTCCCCCTTTAAAACCGGTGCCAAGCGTGATGGCCGTAAAAAGCAGTTTCCATAACCAGCTGTAATAAGTGGCTCCGCCCGCATGGAAACACGAAACAATCGATACGGCTTTCGGATCAGGATTGGTCACGCCGAGGCTCAAATAGTCCTGCGTGCCCAACAAGTATGTCAGGGCAATGATCGTCAGGGCACCGGCAACTGGAATCAGCCATTTTGTTTTGATCAGCCGGTTACTGCCATTTTTAATAGCATGGGAGAACTCGGCGAACAGGGAGCCAACCAGACCGAAGGCCACGCCGCCAAGAATCACCTTGAGCAGCAAGAGCACATCGAAATGGAGAAAGTTCAGAAACACTATCTCTTTGCCGACATAATCAATATGGTAATGCGTGTGATGAATGCCCCATGCGGAACAGACAATATCAGCCATGACGCTAGCCATAAAGCAGGGCATGAGCGCATCATGTTTGATTCGTCCCAGAGCGAGGACTTCGAGGGCAAAAATGGTGCCGGTGATCGGCGTGCCGAAAACGGCCCCAAAGCCAGCAGCAACGCCGGTCATCAGGAGTGTTTTAACATCTTCCTGTGACAGTTTCAGCTTTCGGCCATAAAACTGCGCGATACTGCCCCCGATCTGAACGGCGGTCCCCTCTCTGCCTGCAGAACCTCCAAACAGGTGCGTGATCACGGTCGTGAGCAATACCAGCGGAGCCATCCTGAACGGCACGCCGCCGCCCGGTTCATGAATTTCATCCATGATGAGATTGTTGCCGCCCTCTGCATTTTTACCGACATAGGCATAGAGCGCATGAATGCACACTCCGGCGACAGGCAACAAAAAGAGCAGCCACGGATTGGCGAAACGGATTGTTATGGCTTTTTCAAGCAGCCATAAAAAGAACGCGACAAGTGAGCCGACCGTCAGGGAAACAGGCAAGACAAGGACGAGCCACTTCACGATGTATGACACGATAAACAGCTGCTCGACAGGTTTTTTCATTTTTTCATCTTGAGTTATTCGTTTGCAGGGCTCAATCTCTTTCGCTTCGCGACTCGGCAAGGAGCCGGCTCATCTCCTCAAGACGCGATTTGTTGTCAGTCAGATGCTTGAGTCCTGATGCATCACGCTGAAGCACACGCTCAAGATTGGCGATCTCATTGCCGACATAGCTTGAGACCTGGCGATGCATGTTATCGATCAGCTTGAAAATTTTCAGATTGACCGATGAAATATATCGCTCAAGATTTTTCTCGACTTCTCTCGGGATTTTGTTTTGGAAGTGTTTTAAAAACAACCATCTGAAAAGGCTCATGGGCAGAAAGAATATGAACATGTCAAGATGGGTATCAAACGCCCGATAAACGGCAATATCGGGCTTTTCGATGCCAGCGAAATCGAGTTGCCATGATTTTTCCGGAAGCTGAACGCCCAAAAGCTCAAACACTTTTTCTTCCAGACGAACGCGAAACTGCCGGGCCGCATATTCGAAGTGACGGAGCATTTCGTGTATCAATGCCTCAATCCTCGTATACACCTCTTCATTCACCTTTGCTATTTCCGCCCTCATTCTGTTTTTCAGCCATTGCTCGTACTGTTGCGATATCTCGGCAAGCGTACCCGGCCATGATGCATACTCGCGAGTAAAGGCAGACAACACTTCTGCTCTGATACCAGCAGCAAAAGGCAAGACGATTGCTTCGAGTTTCGTTCTTGCAAGAGACTTGAAATTACTTGCGAACAATCGCATCTCCTGTTCGTAATAGCTCCGATTGTCTTTGATCTCATCAAGCAATCCTTTGATGACCTCCTTGTTCTGGTTCTGAATCAAGGCTGCCTGAAGGGCGACTTCGTTATACCCGACACTCTCTTCAATGACGGTCAGGAGCTTTCTTCGTACGATTTGGTCGTACTTTGCGGCAAAATTATCATGAAGGGGCTTAATTGCCTGCTTCATCACCTCCGTTCGGTGCCGCGCTTCATCCTGATTGACAGAATACAGCAGGACAGGCACGTTATCGCCCATGAGCTTATTCACCGCCGAGGAGATATGCGTCTTTATCTCTTCAATTTCGGCATCCTTGAAGAGATCTGTTTTGGTGATGACGAAATAGATAAAGGGGCAATACCTGACGATACCTTTCAACAGCAGCAGGTCGTCGTCACCTAAAGGACGCTCTGCGCTGACGCTCACCATCGCAACGCCAGCATGTGGCATCCATTGCAGCGTTTCGTCAGTGTTGTGCCGGTACAGACTTCCAAGCCCTGGCGTATCGACCAGCGCGACTTTTCGATAATCAGCCAGGGCCGGATGCTCGACAATAGCAAGGGAGACCTTGTGGACATTGTCAGGATTTTGCTTCTCGGTGACATACTTCGGCAGTTCCTGCAGAGAGGTCTCAAGTCCCTCGCCACTGGTGAACTGGATGGTCACCTTGGGAACCGGCCCATACTTCACACACGTAACGATCGAGGTCAATGGCACGACGCCGACCGGCAAGAGTGGTTCACCAATAAGACTGTTGATCAACGAGCTTTTTCCCGATTTGAACTGCCCGAGTGCCGCAACGTAGATAAAACCGTCCTCTTCTTCCAGAAGCCGTTCGACGGAACGCGTGGTTTTCGGCGCACCGATTGCGTCATTGATTTCCGTAACTTCCCGGATGAGCTCGGCGTACTTTCCTACCATTGCTGAAAGAGCCTTATCTGTTGCGTTTAAAGGGATTTTCAAAAACAGCAGCTTTGCCAAGCTCCATCTCAATCTCCAGCAGGCGGTTGTATTTGGCTATACGTTCACTCCGGCAAGCTGAACCGGTTTTGATCTGTCGACCGCCCATGGCAACCGCAAA
Protein-coding sequences here:
- a CDS encoding NAD-dependent epimerase produces the protein MKILVTGAAGFIGFHLCERLASRGDEVVGLDNINDYYDQRVKYGRLAWSGIAESAIEYGKTVQSSKYPNYRFIKLNLEDKEGIDNLFKTEKFDALCNLAAQAGVRYSLTNPGSYVSSNIVGFVNLLEASRYNSLGNFCYASSSSVYGLNEHQPFSVHDNVDHPVSLYAASKKSNELMAHTYSHLFGIPTTGLRFFTVYGPWGRPDMALFLFTKAALEGRPIEVFNYGNMQRDFTYIDDIVEGVVRVLDHPARPNPDWSGASPDPGSSSAPYRVYNIGNNKTVKLMDYIEALENALGVTIEKNLLPIQPGDVPSTWADVSDLVKDFDYKPETTVQEGVNRFIAWYREFFNV
- a CDS encoding MFS transporter, whose product is MLTEESHNAHGKRLFGLSRNVFMAGLVSFFMDVSSEMIYPLVPLFLSSMLGVNKSMIGLIEGSAESTASLIKVFSGWISDRLGKRKGLMLAGYAVSTLSRPLVATAGSWPQVFASRLVDRFGKGVRTAPRDAIIAESTEQSSLGRAFSFHRSMDTMGAVAGPGIAFIGLQMYHSSYRQLFWLSMVPGLLALLIIALFITESKKAVPSSPSQSLRLSLSGFSGRTRFFFLIVTLFALGNSSDAFLILRARQLGVPITMIPVVYLLFNLIYSVTAIPAGIAADRYGRKRLIFAGFLLFAGLYSGFALAKSPMAIWVLFGFYGVFMGLTEGIQKAFLATLVPESLKGTAYGIYAGAIGIAALPSSFVAGLLWDKVSPAATFWFGAVMAAISAMLFLMLIIGMRDKSSAIE
- a CDS encoding phosphatidate cytidylyltransferase translates to MQRVAVAIVGIPLLLWLNMQGGLYFLGLVLALSLMATWEFWRLATHRAHPPSIAILLPLTAFVQLDFYYGFIGYWEAILAVVMFLYVLEIWRNQGSQFMNLGATLVGFLYVNLSFGALLRLRLSDAVNAGSGQALVLLMLLCVWAADIFAYFGGRGFGGKFIKKKLFPRISPKKTWEGYLFGIAGSASAAWFCSTYISACPDGRAVAAGLLIGAVAPAGDLLESMFKRDAGVKDSSGLIPGHGGVLDRFDTVMFVSPLLYFLAHHW
- a CDS encoding CPBP family intramembrane glutamic endopeptidase; translation: MNFTDDPKQYGRPRLFNTILVLLFVLAAYPLVGALLTILVAGGNPFGNGFEAANHSLVVRLLVAQAFGQIVVLALPVFWFTRRFSGAGLFGHATFEWLGIGKQGGSQPALIAGAGMLLLQPALYSIVELQTLLLPYLGTFGKSLLQEQATLDIFLKKLAGGASIGESVLSILVLVLTPAICEELFFRGYIQKSFALSLSPQRAVLLTGIVFALFHMEWFNFVPLTLLGWYIGYIYWKSDNLLVPVVAHGTNNLAALVLLKSGIDSGSATDPSSGLLVSWPWWALVVVSLSLFFC
- a CDS encoding voltage-gated chloride channel family protein, translating into MKKPVEQLFIVSYIVKWLVLVLPVSLTVGSLVAFFLWLLEKAITIRFANPWLLFLLPVAGVCIHALYAYVGKNAEGGNNLIMDEIHEPGGGVPFRMAPLVLLTTVITHLFGGSAGREGTAVQIGGSIAQFYGRKLKLSQEDVKTLLMTGVAAGFGAVFGTPITGTIFALEVLALGRIKHDALMPCFMASVMADIVCSAWGIHHTHYHIDYVGKEIVFLNFLHFDVLLLLKVILGGVAFGLVGSLFAEFSHAIKNGSNRLIKTKWLIPVAGALTIIALTYLLGTQDYLSLGVTNPDPKAVSIVSCFHAGGATYYSWLWKLLFTAITLGTGFKGGEVTPLFFIGAALGNTLAMLTGAPVDLMAGLGFIAVFAGATNTPIACTLMGVELFGANNVLYYAVACFTAYYFSGHSGIYHAQRIGVPKIDELRHHADTTLRELHQKRMKKG
- a CDS encoding DUF190 domain-containing protein, with protein sequence MSNKVKHHSLGKLVIYIAPAQKVKHASKSLFRKLFPKSVYMHLIEDAKKDGILNASAHTTHTSFTTDGKIISFSVESDNAKLAMCVELVDQREKLEAFFLKHRESLRGNVVIYKKVEFWDVD
- a CDS encoding glutaredoxin family protein — translated: MKPQVTIYGKPECCLCDQALEVLEAVRKRIPFDIDKRDISGDADLVERYGFDIPVIFVDGKLAFKHRIDKERLIALLKGK
- the hisS gene encoding histidine--tRNA ligase, with product MTQFQGVKGTRDIFPDEISRWHYVEGVVHSVAALYGFSEIRTPVFEYTELFQRGIGATTDIVGKEMFTFLPDPNGRSLTLRPEMTAGVMRACLQKNLLSQAPVHKLWYISDLFRKERPQAGRQRQFTQFGAELLGVSNPAAVAEVLTFMMQVFETLGLHGLRLRINSLGDLDDRARYRETLRGYFKPYESELDEASKERLEKNPLRILDSKNPALQEMIAGAPRLYASLKPESVAEFEAVLAYLDDRQIAYDVDYLLVRGLDYYCHAAFEVTSSELGAQDAIGGGGRYDGLARELGSPNDLPAVGFAVGMERLMIVMEKQGLFATLNPRGPLVYVVIQQKALVGHAMQVAFHLRKAGIKTEIDLAGRSMKAQMRDANRMGSAYALFVGQSEFESGVYTLKNLVTSEQTSLDLDAIIDVLREPAARESFRP
- a CDS encoding glycosyltransferase family 87 protein; amino-acid sequence: MDRNSITITMNLLSWIGLIAMGFMIYYLLFDTASRYGEQGERIGFESMKKSRYLLLLISLASVFLFYPLSIFYCLGQIQTILSCLTAAALIAWSKDRKILAGFLVGLCCSIKPQYAVVLLWAAFRKEWRFSVALVVTAGILQAVSVLAYGFHNVIGYIDVLRFISRRGESFFPNQSVNGVMNRLLFNGNNLEWVEDSFPAYNPAVYYTTVASSAVILGVALFWRVRHRPQLLDLALIFLSVTIASPVAWEHHYGILLPIFAVLIPAAIARRPFGKWTEAYLMTAYFLVSQKLETFTDQFANTHLNFLQSYLFFGAIMVLVLLYRLLSVDARLAKASV
- a CDS encoding PTS sugar transporter subunit IIA, with product MKIEALLTEKHINLNLGSSSKDEVIDTLIAMLAGHDKVRDLKQLAEDVRKREREMSTGIGKNIGLPHAKTSAVTEPVLALATLSNEVDFESIDNQPVKIVFLLATPETMLAEHLKLLGRITRLAGRDDVRRKIIDAATPGEVLALFHEEEKDLPQI
- a CDS encoding dynamin family protein, yielding MAKLLFLKIPLNATDKALSAMVGKYAELIREVTEINDAIGAPKTTRSVERLLEEEDGFIYVAALGQFKSGKSSLINSLIGEPLLPVGVVPLTSIVTCVKYGPVPKVTIQFTSGEGLETSLQELPKYVTEKQNPDNVHKVSLAIVEHPALADYRKVALVDTPGLGSLYRHNTDETLQWMPHAGVAMVSVSAERPLGDDDLLLLKGIVRYCPFIYFVITKTDLFKDAEIEEIKTHISSAVNKLMGDNVPVLLYSVNQDEARHRTEVMKQAIKPLHDNFAAKYDQIVRRKLLTVIEESVGYNEVALQAALIQNQNKEVIKGLLDEIKDNRSYYEQEMRLFASNFKSLARTKLEAIVLPFAAGIRAEVLSAFTREYASWPGTLAEISQQYEQWLKNRMRAEIAKVNEEVYTRIEALIHEMLRHFEYAARQFRVRLEEKVFELLGVQLPEKSWQLDFAGIEKPDIAVYRAFDTHLDMFIFFLPMSLFRWLFLKHFQNKIPREVEKNLERYISSVNLKIFKLIDNMHRQVSSYVGNEIANLERVLQRDASGLKHLTDNKSRLEEMSRLLAESRSERD